One genomic window of Comamonas serinivorans includes the following:
- a CDS encoding copper-binding protein, protein MTPFSPSSLRRATRRVAAVALLLGLALGTAQAQATHDHASHEPPANATATPATPATPGTTAPDAAEPWVDGEVRRWDPHTGKLTLRHGAIANLAMPAMTMVFQLHPRLQATADLQPGQRVRFQAERQGGALVVTQLHAL, encoded by the coding sequence ATGACCCCGTTTTCACCTTCAAGTTTGCGCCGTGCCACGCGCCGCGTGGCCGCCGTCGCCCTGCTGTTGGGCCTGGCCCTGGGCACCGCTCAGGCCCAGGCCACGCACGATCACGCCTCGCACGAGCCACCCGCGAACGCGACGGCCACACCAGCCACACCAGCCACACCCGGCACCACGGCGCCCGATGCGGCCGAGCCCTGGGTCGACGGCGAAGTGCGCCGCTGGGACCCGCACACGGGCAAGCTCACGCTGCGCCATGGCGCCATCGCGAACCTGGCGATGCCGGCCATGACCATGGTGTTCCAGCTGCACCCCCGCTTGCAGGCCACGGCCGACCTGCAGCCCGGTCAGCGGGTGCGCTTCCAGGCCGAACGCCAGGGCGGCGCCCTCGTCGTCACGCAGCTGCACGCGCTGTGA
- a CDS encoding DUF411 domain-containing protein, whose translation MMTPPTSRRRWLTLTLGGLAALTSALGQANTDTTRTAMTVWKDPNCGCCQDWVDRMAQAGFAITVHDTGNSAMRARLGLPSRLGSCHTALVGGYVVEGHVPAADIRRLLKERPRALGLAVPGMPVGSPGMDGPAYGDRRDPYDVLLVTRPAPGQDVTTRVFSSHR comes from the coding sequence ATGATGACCCCGCCCACCTCACGCCGCCGCTGGCTGACCCTGACCCTGGGCGGCCTGGCCGCCCTGACCAGCGCCCTCGGCCAGGCCAACACCGACACCACCCGCACCGCCATGACGGTCTGGAAAGACCCGAACTGCGGGTGCTGCCAAGACTGGGTGGACCGCATGGCGCAAGCCGGCTTCGCCATCACCGTGCACGACACCGGCAACAGCGCCATGCGCGCCAGGCTGGGGCTGCCGTCGCGCCTGGGTTCATGCCACACCGCGTTGGTCGGGGGCTACGTGGTGGAAGGCCATGTGCCGGCCGCCGACATCCGCCGCCTGCTGAAGGAGCGGCCCCGGGCCTTGGGGCTGGCCGTGCCCGGCATGCCCGTGGGCAGCCCCGGCATGGACGGCCCGGCCTACGGCGACCGCCGCGACCCCTACGACGTGCTGCTCGTGACACGCCCAGCGCCGGGCCAGGACGTGACCACCCGCGTGTTCAGCAGCCACCGCTGA
- a CDS encoding multicopper oxidase family protein, whose protein sequence is MQRRHFFAGAATAVAAASVNRAALAALPEPVSQASADTAAPLAPPNGRPYRPVITLNGWTLPWRMHNGVKEFHLVAEPVVREVAPGFFVNMWGYNGQSPGPTIEVVHGDRVRLFVTNRLPEHTTVHWHGQRLPNGMDGVGGLTQPHIAPGKTFVYEFEARRPGTFMYHPHADEMVQMAMGMMGLWITHPRGAHPLIAEVQRDYALLLAAYDVEPGSKTPRVAEMTDFNIWTFNSRVFPAISPLVARQNDRVRIRVGNLTMTNHPIHLHGHEFEVTGTDGGPTPRAARWPEVTTDVAVGQMRQVEFIADEPGDWAFHCHKSHHTMGAMGHDLPTLIGVDHRGLVEKIQQIVPDYMRMGERGMADMGGMEMPLPDNTFPMMTGAGPFGPLEMGGMFTTLKVRRDLGANDHRDPGWYRHPAGTVAREWTGAPLDAQAPRQTAPGTAPGAAQVHKPGHAGHAAPGAPSPGAHDGH, encoded by the coding sequence ATGCAACGCCGTCACTTTTTCGCTGGCGCGGCCACCGCAGTCGCCGCCGCCTCCGTCAACCGTGCGGCCCTGGCCGCGCTGCCCGAGCCCGTGTCGCAGGCCTCGGCGGACACGGCGGCGCCCCTGGCGCCGCCGAACGGCCGACCGTACCGCCCCGTGATCACGCTCAACGGCTGGACCCTGCCCTGGCGCATGCACAACGGCGTGAAGGAGTTTCACCTGGTGGCCGAACCCGTGGTGCGCGAGGTCGCGCCCGGCTTCTTCGTCAACATGTGGGGCTACAACGGCCAGTCGCCCGGCCCCACCATCGAGGTCGTGCACGGCGATCGCGTGCGCCTTTTCGTCACCAACCGCCTGCCCGAACACACCACCGTGCACTGGCACGGCCAGCGCCTGCCCAACGGCATGGACGGCGTGGGCGGGCTAACCCAGCCCCACATCGCACCGGGCAAGACCTTCGTCTATGAGTTCGAGGCGCGCCGGCCCGGCACCTTCATGTACCACCCCCATGCCGACGAGATGGTGCAGATGGCCATGGGCATGATGGGCCTGTGGATCACCCACCCGCGCGGCGCCCACCCGCTGATCGCCGAGGTCCAGCGCGACTACGCCTTGCTGCTGGCCGCCTACGACGTGGAGCCGGGCAGCAAGACGCCGCGCGTGGCCGAGATGACGGACTTCAACATCTGGACCTTCAACAGCCGCGTGTTTCCCGCCATCAGCCCCCTGGTGGCCCGGCAGAACGACCGCGTGCGCATCCGCGTGGGCAACCTGACGATGACCAACCACCCCATCCACCTGCATGGGCACGAGTTCGAGGTGACCGGCACCGACGGCGGCCCCACCCCGCGCGCCGCACGCTGGCCCGAGGTCACCACGGATGTCGCCGTGGGCCAAATGCGCCAGGTCGAGTTCATCGCCGACGAACCGGGCGACTGGGCCTTCCACTGCCACAAAAGCCACCACACCATGGGCGCCATGGGCCACGACCTGCCCACGCTGATCGGCGTGGACCACCGCGGGCTGGTCGAGAAGATCCAGCAGATCGTGCCGGACTACATGCGGATGGGCGAGCGCGGCATGGCCGACATGGGCGGCATGGAGATGCCGCTGCCGGACAACACCTTTCCCATGATGACCGGCGCCGGGCCCTTCGGCCCCCTCGAGATGGGCGGCATGTTCACCACGCTCAAGGTGCGGCGCGACCTCGGCGCCAACGACCACCGCGACCCGGGCTGGTACCGGCACCCGGCGGGCACCGTGGCGCGCGAGTGGACGGGCGCACCGCTGGATGCGCAAGCGCCACGCCAGACCGCGCCCGGCACCGCACCCGGGGCCGCCCAGGTGCACAAGCCCGGTCATGCCGGTCACGCCGCCCCTGGCGCGCCATCACCCGGCGCGCACGACGGCCACTGA
- a CDS encoding TolC family protein yields MTRLPALTGALCTVLILAGCTSVAPDGLRSDVARHTQGRLPAGTELPSPATAAGPQADAPAGTATAALDPASPHPAHHAAQVDAWLAQPVDADTAVRIAVLNNPGLQAQLAQLAAQDAARAQSLTLINPSLTLGRFTNAHERELEREIGLGIVDLITLPWRARWQGWQMERATLETAQAVLRLAADARRAWLNAVAAQQTLQAHARLHDAAVAGGELARRMAAVGNFSQLQQARELRVQQDAAAQLARARLAAALAREDLTRTLGLWGPQAMALRLPAQLPPLPRAEDLRPGDAAEATALRERLDVRALRRDLDTTADRLGVARVGALFGDMGLSHSRNTSTERDSGHREQTRGWELTLPLPLFDWGGSASAAARAELDRSAARLRDTALRARSEARSHWLRYRTAWDLAHQQHAEVLPTAQFMQDEAVLRYNGMFISTWDLLAQARSTTLAVAQATDAVRDFWLAEVDLQLALTGTSPDGAASAPRDVALTTSTPTREGH; encoded by the coding sequence ATGACCCGCCTGCCCGCCCTCACCGGTGCGCTGTGCACGGTGCTGATCCTCGCGGGCTGCACGAGCGTGGCCCCCGACGGCCTGCGCAGCGACGTGGCCCGACACACGCAGGGCCGCCTGCCCGCCGGCACCGAGCTGCCGTCGCCGGCCACCGCGGCCGGTCCGCAGGCCGACGCGCCTGCGGGAACCGCCACCGCCGCCCTTGATCCAGCGTCCCCGCATCCGGCACACCACGCCGCGCAGGTCGATGCCTGGCTGGCCCAGCCCGTGGACGCCGACACGGCCGTGCGCATCGCCGTGCTGAACAACCCCGGTCTGCAGGCGCAACTGGCGCAGCTGGCCGCCCAGGACGCGGCGCGCGCGCAATCGCTGACGCTCATCAACCCCAGTCTCACGCTGGGCCGCTTCACCAACGCCCACGAACGCGAGCTGGAGCGCGAGATCGGACTCGGCATCGTGGACCTGATCACCCTGCCCTGGCGCGCGCGCTGGCAGGGCTGGCAGATGGAACGCGCCACGCTGGAGACCGCACAAGCGGTGTTGCGCCTGGCCGCCGACGCACGCCGTGCCTGGCTGAATGCCGTCGCCGCCCAACAAACCCTGCAGGCCCACGCGCGCCTGCACGACGCCGCGGTCGCCGGCGGTGAGCTGGCCCGCCGCATGGCCGCCGTGGGCAACTTCAGCCAGCTGCAGCAGGCCCGCGAGCTGCGCGTGCAGCAGGACGCCGCCGCCCAACTGGCACGGGCGCGGCTCGCCGCCGCCCTGGCGCGCGAAGACCTGACCCGCACCTTGGGCCTGTGGGGTCCACAAGCCATGGCCCTGCGCCTGCCGGCGCAACTGCCGCCGCTGCCCCGGGCCGAGGACCTGCGCCCGGGCGATGCCGCCGAGGCCACGGCCTTGCGCGAACGCCTGGACGTGCGGGCGCTGCGCCGCGACCTCGACACCACGGCCGATCGGCTGGGGGTGGCCCGCGTGGGCGCGCTGTTTGGCGACATGGGCCTCAGCCACAGCCGCAACACCAGCACCGAGCGCGACAGTGGCCACCGAGAGCAGACGCGCGGCTGGGAACTGACGCTGCCGCTGCCGCTGTTCGACTGGGGCGGCTCGGCCAGCGCCGCCGCGCGCGCCGAGCTGGACCGCAGCGCGGCGCGGCTGCGCGACACCGCCCTGCGCGCCCGCAGCGAAGCGCGCAGCCACTGGCTGCGCTACCGCACCGCCTGGGACCTGGCGCACCAGCAGCACGCCGAGGTGCTGCCCACCGCGCAGTTCATGCAGGACGAAGCCGTGCTGCGCTACAACGGCATGTTCATCAGCACCTGGGACTTGCTGGCCCAGGCACGCAGCACCACCCTGGCCGTCGCCCAGGCCACCGACGCGGTGCGCGACTTCTGGCTGGCCGAGGTCGACCTGCAGCTGGCCCTGACCGGCACCTCGCCGGACGGCGCCGCCTCGGCGCCCCGCGACGTCGCCCTGACCACTTCCACCCCGACCCGCGAAGGCCACTGA
- a CDS encoding heavy metal translocating P-type ATPase, with product MPSVNPTSSAASGPHTHAGHAHDHATHQASAGPAQAHPAHPPGAHEPHALSCSACTVPGDDEHAGHDHGVLPSWPRIAAALVVALLAEVCHWLAQDTPSGLGWLSILGMAFALLAIGLSGLGVYRAGLKSLARGHLGIHALMAVAVTGAFLIGQWPEAAMVMALYAAAERIEDQAMDRARQAIRGLLSLAPETADVLQPDGQVQRQPVDQVALGASVRIAPGARVPLDGVVTQGSSAVDQAPITGESALADKVAGDPLYAGSVNQQGELLMRVTAAPSGSLLARIVELVERAQATRAPTQRFVDRFAQVYTPIVFVLALLLAVLAPFVADWPWHQAVYQALALLVIACPCALVISTPVTVVSALTAAARRGVLIKGGSALEQARTLKAIALDKTGTLTTGKPRLVAWQAAPQANAEQTAQAATIAWQLASRSDHPVSRAMAAGLMAELRPLGQARPGEARPGEALPHAVDQVQALPGLGVQALVNGTPHVLGNLRLMRERGLADEALLATLQAQEAQGRSVTLLADDHAVLAWFAVADPLRDSASEAVRALQALGVTPVVLSGDNPATVQHIASQAGIADARGGLLPQDKFDLLGRLRQQYGPTGMTGDGINDAPALAAADVGFAMGGAHSTAMAMETAQVVLMNDDLRRLPETVRLSRDAHRVLWQNISLALGIKALFFALALSGQATLWMAVAADMGVSLLVVANGLRLRRWG from the coding sequence ATGCCTTCCGTCAACCCCACCTCCTCTGCGGCCTCCGGGCCCCACACGCACGCGGGTCATGCCCACGATCACGCGACCCATCAAGCCAGCGCCGGGCCCGCTCAGGCCCATCCTGCTCACCCGCCAGGCGCGCACGAGCCTCATGCGCTGAGCTGCAGCGCCTGCACCGTGCCAGGCGACGATGAGCACGCCGGCCACGACCATGGCGTGCTGCCAAGCTGGCCGCGCATCGCGGCGGCGCTGGTGGTGGCCCTGCTGGCCGAGGTCTGCCACTGGCTGGCCCAGGACACGCCATCGGGCCTGGGCTGGCTGAGCATCCTGGGCATGGCCTTCGCCCTGCTGGCGATTGGCCTGTCTGGCCTGGGCGTGTACCGCGCCGGCCTGAAGAGCCTGGCGCGCGGCCACCTGGGCATTCACGCGCTGATGGCGGTGGCCGTGACCGGCGCCTTCCTGATCGGCCAGTGGCCGGAAGCCGCCATGGTGATGGCCCTGTATGCCGCCGCCGAGCGCATCGAAGACCAGGCCATGGACCGCGCCCGCCAGGCGATTCGCGGCCTGCTGAGCCTGGCCCCCGAAACCGCCGACGTGCTGCAGCCCGACGGCCAGGTGCAACGCCAGCCTGTGGACCAGGTGGCGCTGGGCGCTAGCGTGCGCATCGCCCCGGGCGCGCGCGTGCCGCTCGACGGCGTGGTGACTCAGGGCAGCAGCGCGGTCGACCAGGCCCCCATCACCGGCGAAAGCGCGCTGGCCGACAAGGTTGCGGGCGACCCGCTGTACGCCGGCAGCGTGAACCAGCAGGGCGAGCTGCTGATGCGCGTGACGGCGGCGCCCAGCGGCAGCCTGCTCGCCCGCATCGTCGAGCTCGTGGAGCGTGCCCAGGCGACGCGGGCGCCCACGCAGCGCTTCGTCGACCGCTTTGCCCAGGTCTACACCCCCATCGTGTTCGTGCTGGCGCTGCTGCTGGCCGTGCTGGCCCCGTTCGTGGCCGACTGGCCATGGCACCAAGCCGTCTACCAAGCACTGGCCCTGCTGGTCATCGCCTGCCCGTGTGCGCTGGTCATCTCCACGCCGGTCACCGTGGTCAGCGCCCTCACGGCCGCGGCGCGGCGCGGCGTGCTCATCAAAGGCGGCAGCGCCCTGGAACAGGCCCGCACGCTGAAGGCCATCGCCCTGGACAAGACCGGCACGCTGACCACTGGCAAGCCGCGGCTCGTCGCCTGGCAGGCTGCCCCGCAGGCCAACGCCGAACAGACGGCCCAGGCCGCCACCATCGCCTGGCAGCTGGCCAGCCGGTCCGACCACCCCGTGTCGCGCGCGATGGCAGCCGGCCTGATGGCCGAACTGCGCCCACTCGGCCAAGCCCGGCCGGGGGAGGCCCGGCCAGGCGAGGCCCTGCCGCACGCCGTGGACCAGGTCCAGGCCCTGCCCGGTCTGGGTGTGCAGGCCCTGGTGAACGGCACGCCCCACGTGCTGGGCAACCTGCGCCTGATGCGCGAACGCGGCCTGGCCGACGAGGCCTTGCTGGCCACGCTGCAGGCGCAGGAAGCCCAGGGCCGCAGCGTCACCCTGCTGGCCGACGACCACGCCGTGCTGGCCTGGTTTGCCGTGGCCGACCCGCTGCGCGACAGCGCCAGCGAGGCCGTGCGTGCGCTGCAGGCCCTGGGCGTGACGCCCGTGGTGCTGAGCGGCGACAACCCCGCCACGGTGCAGCACATCGCCAGCCAGGCCGGCATTGCCGATGCCCGTGGCGGCCTGCTGCCCCAGGACAAGTTCGACCTGCTGGGCCGGCTGCGCCAGCAGTACGGCCCCACCGGCATGACGGGCGACGGCATCAACGACGCGCCCGCCCTGGCCGCGGCCGACGTGGGCTTTGCCATGGGCGGTGCGCACAGCACCGCCATGGCCATGGAGACCGCCCAGGTCGTGCTCATGAACGACGACCTGCGGCGCCTGCCCGAGACCGTGCGCCTGTCGCGCGACGCGCACCGCGTGCTGTGGCAGAACATCAGCTTGGCGCTGGGCATCAAAGCCCTCTTCTTCGCGCTGGCCCTGAGCGGCCAGGCCACCCTGTGGATGGCCGTGGCGGCCGACATGGGCGTCAGCCTGCTGGTGGTGGCCAATGGCTTGCGCCTGCGGCGCTGGGGCTGA
- a CDS encoding Cd(II)/Pb(II)-responsive transcriptional regulator encodes MRESPFHRIGEAARRSGVPAASIRFYEKQGLLPEGARADNQYRLYDEADIHRLRFVRLCRAMDMSLDEVRTLLALDGAPGRDDHAACATLDEHLHHVRERLHELQVLEQELMALRGRCDGTGNACQVIEALHARADAEVDAAAPVPHAKRHV; translated from the coding sequence ATGCGCGAATCCCCCTTCCACCGCATCGGCGAAGCCGCGCGCCGCTCGGGCGTGCCGGCGGCCAGCATCCGTTTTTACGAGAAGCAGGGCCTGCTGCCCGAAGGGGCGCGGGCCGACAACCAGTACCGGCTGTACGACGAGGCGGACATCCATCGCCTGCGCTTTGTGCGGCTGTGCCGCGCCATGGACATGTCGCTGGACGAGGTCCGCACGCTGCTCGCGCTGGATGGGGCGCCGGGCCGCGACGACCACGCCGCCTGCGCCACGCTGGACGAGCACCTGCACCACGTGCGCGAGCGCCTGCACGAGTTGCAGGTGCTGGAGCAGGAGCTGATGGCGCTGCGCGGCCGCTGCGATGGCACGGGCAACGCCTGCCAGGTCATCGAGGCCCTGCACGCGCGGGCCGACGCCGAGGTCGATGCCGCCGCGCCGGTGCCCCATGCCAAGCGCCATGTCTGA